The stretch of DNA AAGGACCAATCCAGAGTCCCGTCGGTTTCAATGGCAAAACCGATTGAAATGCTCGGTGTTCTTTTATCAGGCATTTTGATCTGGTTCATCCCGGCGGGGTTTCTTCTGTATTCTCTTGGTGAACCTCTGGGACTTGTTGCAGCCAGTGCTGGAATTCTGTCTGTGGTGGTTAGCCATGGATTTTTCTGGGCTGCCATGCTCAAGGATGGAGGCTTACGCGGACTAAAAGCAGCTGCAGTCACTTTTCCCGATCTGATGCTGCTGCTGCCTGCGATCCTGTTTTCCTTCTATCAGGTTCTTATAAAGCGGAACGGAATCTGATTTGAAGAAACTTATTCCCCTTATTCCAGGTATTATTCTGCTTGCTTTATTTATCGCTTACTCTCTCTCCGGTATCAGATCAAGTGGTCCGCTGGATAAGCTTGTTCAGCTTCTGCTACTGGTTCCCTCTGTTATCCTCATCTCACTGTTCTATTCAGGTCAGACGGAAAAAGATCTTGCTGGAAAACTGCGTTATCTTATCATGCGTCCTTCTTCTGCCCTTTTCTGCGCTGCCGCCATGCTGCTGCTTCTGATCTTTTCCATCTGGATAGCCCTTGACGCGCTGGAGGAAATTCCCAAAGGTGGTGATGAGGTTGCCTACTTCTTCCAGTCAAAAGTATTTGCTTCGGGCAATCTTTCCGCTCCTGTGCCAGGGGTGTCTGACCCGAGGAATTACTTTCCTTTCAGGCATTTCATTTTCAGAAATGGCATGTGGTTCATCATGTATACTCCAACCCATGCACTTGCGATGGCTCCTTTTACACTGCTGCGTATTTCCTGGCTCCTTGGTCCGATTGAAGGGATACTTATTCTTCTGGGTATTTACCTTCTTGTAAAAACCTGGTCCTGCGAACTGTATGCCAGAGTTTGTGTGATTCTCCTGCTTTTGTCCCCATTCTTCCTTCTCATGATACCTACCTATATGGCACACAATTCTAATCTTCTTTTCGTAACCTGGGGTCTTCTGCTTCTTTCAAAGGGCTGGAAGGAAGACAGACTTCTTCTATCCATAATTTCAGGCTTTCTACTGGGAACCGCTTTCACAACCAAGCCGTATCCTATTATCGCATGGGGGCTTTTCCTTACCGTGTTTCTGCTTCTTCGAGGAAAAAAGGGGATTCGACATCTTCTTTGTATGGCTGCCGGATCACTCCTGCCTGCTGCATTTCTTTTCACCACGAACTGGTACTACACCGGAAATCCCCTGCACACAACCTACGAACTGGCAAGGGGAGGCAGCCTGGTTGGTTTCGGGAAAGGAAGAGCGTATTACCCTGTTTACGGGAATTTCGACCACACTGTTTTCAAGGGAATAAAGAACGTAGCACACCAGTTCATTATTGGCAGCATAGCCCTTTTCGGATGGCCGGGTATCTCAGGCGTTCCTATTCTGATCGCATTTTGGAAAGGTCTTCGAACATCAACAGTGAGATGGCTTTTTGTTCCCCCTGCCATACTTGCTCTCCTTCTTGTGGCACACTACGCTCCTGCTATAGCCTACGGTCCGAGGCATTATTTCACCATGATCCCCATATTCATTTTTCTGTCTTCATTGGGGATTTCTATCTTCATTAAATACTATACGACTAAGTTCGGCCTGAGGGGGAGTAATTTCGCTGTCCTTGTAATCGCCGGGTTATTCTGCATAACAATTTTCACCTACCTTCCGGAAGAAATTTCCCTGAGATCTGGTCCCTGGCAGGCAATAGACCGGGAACCCTCACGAATGGCCTCTGAAGTTGTGGAGATACCCGCAGTAGTTTTTATGCAGGCAGATGAGCATGGATATCCAAACATATGCAGCGGGCTACTTTTGAATTCCCCTGACCTCTCAGGAGATATCATATACTGTGCTCACCAGACGGAGGAGAGTGACCGAGCTTTCATGGAACTCTACCCTGACAGACAGTATTACCTGTTCTGGTTTGATGGAAGGGAATCTCACATGGAGCAGTGGTCTGAAACCCGCGCAGATGCTCTTGAACCCTCCTACAGCATGAGAAAATAGTAATCTCTTCTTTCAGTTACACGCTGCACAATGTATATTCGGCACGTTAATCAGAAGTCTTATACCTGTGACTGTAACGGAAATATCCGCGGCAAACCAGGTTGAAAATAATACTGTTACTATACTTACTAGTATCTTAAAGAGAGGAAAATGAGGGTAGTTCTTTTCGTTCCAAACTGGAAATTCGCTGACATGAGGGCTCATGATACTCAGGGTATCGCTGGTGTATGGGCACCCACCGGTTTGATGTATGTAGCTTCCGTGCTGAGGGAGGCGGGACATCAGGTTTTCATTGAGGATGGCGCATTCTGGTCGGAGGAAGAGCTTACTGACAGGATTCTCAGCCATGAACCGGATATCGCAGGTGCCTTTGTAATAGCGATGTTCTGGGAACGGACAAAGAAACTTCTGACGAACCTGAAATCAGCCAGACCGGATATCAGGCTTTTGGTCGGGGGACACGCTCCATCCGCACTTGGAAGAAAGTGCCTTGAGGAATCTCCGGAACTCGATTCAGCGGTGCACAGTGAAGGCGAATACACTGTTAGAGAACTGGTTAATGCCTGGGAACAGGGCCTTGACACTGCAGGTATCCAGGGGTGTGTTGTTCGTGATGCAGAGGGGAATATCGTTGAGAATCAGCCCCGGAGACTGATAGAGAACCTTGACGAACTTCCTTTCCCCGCTGTTGATCTTGTTGATCTTGACAGATATCAGCCTTCCGCAGGCCAGGTTCTGCGCCTTCCCGTAATGCAGGTTATAAGTTCGCGTGGCTGCACCCATATGTGCCTTTACTGCTACAGACTCATGGGTGACCGCTGCCTTAGAATGCGATCACCTGAAAACGTAGTTGATGAAATTGAGCTTTATGTAAGGGAATACGGAGCAAAGGAAATCAAGTTCTGGGATGAACTGTTCACGCATGATAAAGCCAGAGTCATGGAAATCTGCCGTCTCATCAATGAAAGAGATCTTGATATCACCTGGTGGTGCTCTGCCAGGGGTGACAGTGTAGACGAGGAATTACTCAGAACCATGAAGAAGGCTG from Candidatus Aegiribacteria sp. encodes:
- a CDS encoding B12-binding domain-containing radical SAM protein encodes the protein MRVVLFVPNWKFADMRAHDTQGIAGVWAPTGLMYVASVLREAGHQVFIEDGAFWSEEELTDRILSHEPDIAGAFVIAMFWERTKKLLTNLKSARPDIRLLVGGHAPSALGRKCLEESPELDSAVHSEGEYTVRELVNAWEQGLDTAGIQGCVVRDAEGNIVENQPRRLIENLDELPFPAVDLVDLDRYQPSAGQVLRLPVMQVISSRGCTHMCLYCYRLMGDRCLRMRSPENVVDEIELYVREYGAKEIKFWDELFTHDKARVMEICRLINERDLDITWWCSARGDSVDEELLRTMKKAGCWCINFGVESAVQKNLDTLRKGIKIETSIEAIKLTHRVGIKTFGTYIFGIPGETFEEGLETIRLARKLRSYYTEFFPITPFPGAELYENSTKYGVVLRDMSDSGMLKEEIPFEPFSMSAKQIAELRKRAFRTVYLDPGYILMRLWSLRSWYEVRTVFRGAISLLMMLFRKKYPADS